A genomic region of Alnus glutinosa chromosome 11, dhAlnGlut1.1, whole genome shotgun sequence contains the following coding sequences:
- the LOC133882591 gene encoding uncharacterized protein LOC133882591, protein MFFDGYGYHGTSFEQTYRCYPASFIEKPQLESGDKIIMPPSALDRLASLHIDYPMLFELRNNAAERFSHCGVLEFIAEEGMIYMPYWMMENMLLQEGDIVRVKNVTLPKGTYVKLQPHTKDFLDISNPKAILETTLRNFSCLTTGDSIMVAYNNKKYYIDIIETKPASAISIIETDCEVDFAPPLDYKEPEKPVASAHPGKGPAQAEEAPAETEPKFNPFTGVGRRLDGKSLAHQSEPVSSLGSKEKRPDAANGSNAKPSAGSSSQSTNRQAQGKLVFGSNVNRAPKETEKVAAKESKQEQPPKKEEPKFQPFSGKKYSLRG, encoded by the exons ATG TTTTTCGACGGGTATGGGTATCATGGGACATCATTTGAGCAGACATATCGATGTTACCCTGCATCTTTTATTGAAAAG CCACAACTTGAAAGTGGTGATAAAA TTATAATGCCTCCTTCAGCCCTTGACCGCCTTG CGTCTTTACATATCGATTATCCAATGTTGTTTGAACTTCGGAATAATGCTGCTGAGCGGTTTTCTCATTGTGGGGTTCTTGAGTTCATTGCAGAAGAAGGCATGATCTATATGCCTTATTGG ATGATGGAGAACATGCTCTTACAAGAGGGGGACATTGTGCGAGTGAAAAATGTGACTCTTCCGAAAGGAACATATGTTAAATTGCAACCCCACACAAAGGACTTTTTGGATATCTCTAACCCAAAAGCTAT CTTAGAGACAACGTTAAGGAATTTTTCCTGCTTAACCACTGGGGATAGTATTATGGTGGCATATAACAACAAGAAGTATTACATAGATATTATAGAAACAAAGCCTGCTAGTGCAATAAGCATCATTGAGACGGACTGTGAGGTGGACTTTGCACCTCCCCTGGATTACAAGGAACCTGAAAAGCCTGTTGCATCTGCTCATCCAGGCAAGGGACCAGCTCAAG CTGAAGAGGCTCCAGCTGAAACTGAACCTAAATTCAACCCTTTCACTGGAGTAGGAAGACGCTTGGATGGGAAATCTTTGGCGCATCAGTCTGAACCAGTTTCTTCCTTAGGGTCCAAAGAGAAGCGACCTGACGCTGCCAATGGTAGTAATGCAAAGCCTTCTGCAGGGTCTAGTTCACAAAGCACCAATCGTCAGGCTCAGGGAAAGCTTGTGTTTGGATCAAATGTAAACCGTGCTCctaaagaaacagaaaag GTAGCTGCAAAAGAATCTAAACAAGAGCAGCCCCCAAAGAAAGAAGAGCCAAAATTCCAGCCTTTTTCTGGGAAAAAGTACTCATTGAGGGGTTGA
- the LOC133882230 gene encoding arginine decarboxylase-like, with amino-acid sequence MPAMACCVDAVAANFPPGHAAFSAPEASIQGPTVPLSGATNVEGFHWSPSLSAALYKVDGWGAPYFVVNASGNISVRPYGTATMAHQEIDLMKIVKKVSDPKHSGGLGLQLPLIVRLPDVLKNRLESLQSAFEFAVGAQGYKAHYQGVYPVKCNQDRFVVEDIVRFGSPFRFGLEAGSKPELLLAMSCLCKGSPEALLICNGFKDAEYISLALVARKLALNTVIVLEQEEELDLVIDLSRKLCVRPVIGMRAKLRTKHSGHFGSTSGEKGKFGLTTTQILSVVRKLDQVDMLDCLQLLHFHIGSQIPSTALLADGVGEAAQIYCELVRLGANMQVIDIGGGLGIDYDGSKSTESDISVGYSLEEYASAVVQAIRFACDRRSVKHPVICSESGRAIVSHHSVLIFEAVSASACESPALPSFGFQYFVDGLPDEARADYGSLYSAALKGEHETCLLYADQLKQRCVDQFKEGSLGMEQLAAVDGLCDIVSKAIGTADPVRTYHVNLSVFTSIPDFWGIGQLFPIVPIHRHDQRPSVKGILSDLTCDSDGKIDKFIGGEASLPLHELEGNGRYYLGMFLGGAYEEALGGLHNLFGGPSVVRVLQSDGPHSFAVTRAVPGPSCGDVLRLMQHEPELMFETLKHRAEECDGGRSSMAANAALANSLARSFRSMPYLVAAASSCSLTAINGNNGFYYCNEDDYNAAADSAAATEDEQWSYCCA; translated from the coding sequence ATGCCGGCCATGGCGTGTTGCGTAGACGCTGTTGCAGCCAATTTTCCTCCCGGCCACGCTGCTTTCTCCGCGCCGGAGGCCTCTATTCAGGGGCCGACGGTGCCGCTCTCCGGCGCAACCAACGTGGAGGGGTTCCATTGGTCGCCTTCCCTCTCGGCGGCGCTGTACAAAGTTGATGGGTGGGGAGCGCCGTACTTCGTCGTTAACGCGTCCGGCAACATCTCGGTGCGTCCGTACGGAACGGCCACGATGGCGCACCAGGAGATCGATCTGATGAAGATCGTGAAGAAGGTGTCGGACCCCAAGCACTCGGGCGGGCTCGGCTTGCAGCTGCCCCTGATCGTTCGCTTGCCGGACGTACTCAAGAATCGGCTGGAGTCGCTCCAGTCGGCTTTCGAATTCGCGGTGGGGGCCCAGGGGTACAAGGCCCACTATCAGGGCGTGTACCCAGTGAAGTGCAACCAGGACCGGTTCGTGGTGGAGGACATAGTGAGATTCGGGTCGCCGTTTCGGTTCGGGTTGGAGGCTGGGTCGAAACCCGAGCTCCTCTTGGCGATGAGCTGCTTGTGCAAAGGTAGCCCGGAGGCCCTTCTGATATGCAATGGTTTCAAGGACGCGGAGTACATTTCGCTCGCACTGGTTGCGAGAAAGCTGGCTTTGAACACTGTAATTGTGCTTGAACAAGAGGAGGAGCTTGATTTGGTTATCGATTTGAGCAGGAAGCTCTGTGTGCGACCCGTGATTGGTATGAGGGCTAAGCTGAGGACGAAGCATTCGGGGCATTTTGGGTCGACTTCGGGCGAGAAAGGGAAATTTGGGTTGACAACGACTCAGATTTTGAGCGTGGTGAGGAAGCTTGACCAGGTGGACATGCTTGATTGCCTGCAATTGCTGCATTTTCATATTGGGTCTCAGATCCCTTCGACGGCTTTACTGGCCGATGGGGTCGGCGAAGCCGCACAGATCTACTGCGAATTAGTCCGCCTAGGCGCTAACATGCAGGTCATCGACATCGGAGGCGGTCTGGGCATCGATTACGACGGATCCAAATCCACTGAGTCCGATATCTCGGTCGGTTATAGTCTCGAAGAGTATGCTTCTGCTGTGGTTCAAGCAATTCGGTTTGCCTGCGACCGCAGGTCTGTCAAGCACCCGGTGATTTGCAGTGAAAGCGGCCGAGCTATTGTCTCCCACCACTCTGTTCTGATCTTTGAAGCGGTTTCCGCTAGTGCATGCGAGTCCCCAGCGTTGCCTTCCTTTGGTTTCCAGTATTTTGTCGATGGGCTTCCGGACGAAGCTCGTGCAGATTACGGGAGCTTGTATTCTGCGGCACTCAAGGGCGAGCATGAGACCTGTTTGCTCTATGCCGACCAGTTGAAGCAACGCTGCGTCGATCAGTTCAAGGAAGGGTCTCTGGGGATGGAACAGCTCGCAGCCGTTGATGGGCTATGTGATATTGTGTCCAAGGCAATAGGAACAGCTGATCCAGTCCGTACCTACCATGTGAATCTCTCTGTTTTCACCTCAATTCCCGACTTCTGGGGCATTGGCCAGCTCTTTCCAATAGTCCCCATTCACCGTCACGATCAAAGGCCGTCCGTGAAAGGGATTCTGTCCGATTTGACCTGTGACAGCGACGGTAAGATCGACAAGTTCATCGGAGGCGAGGCGAGTCTGCCGCTGCACGAGCTGGAAGGCAATGGGCGCTACTACTTGGGGATGTTCTTGGGTGGGGCTTACGAGGAGGCGCTCGGAGGACTACACAACCTGTTCGGTGGGCCAAGCGTGGTCCGGGTGTTGCAGAGCGACGGACCTCACAGCTTTGCGGTGACACGCGCAGTGCCGGGACCATCGTGCGGGGACGTCCTTCGGTTGATGCAGCACGAGCCGGAGCTCATGTTCGAGACGCTCAAGCACCGCGCTGAGGAGTGCGACGGTGGCCGCAGCAGCATGGCTGCAAACGCTGCGCTAGCTAACAGCCTCGCACGCTCCTTCCGCAGCATGCCTTACCTGGTGGCGGCAGCCTCCTCTTGCAGCTTGACTGCCATCAATGGCAACAACGGCTTTTACTATTGCAACGAGGACGACTACAATGCTGCTGCTGATTCCGCTGCTGCTACGGAGGATGAGCAGTGGTCTTATTGCTGTGCTTGA